AAAACTCCTGTCATAAACaccctccttcagctcagactgGACTCACAGACTGTGGCGACTCCTGGCAGCCATGTTTCACTTTTTTCCGGCAAAAGGTGagaaaaaatgtttgtatttatgaCCTTTAGAGCAGCGGGTCTCACATGCGTGATTCATTTCCTGTCTGGACAAAGAGGTTtgtctgctctgattggctgagagggACTTCTGCGCTGTCTGGAGGAACTTCAGTTCATGAACTTACTCTTTTATTGTGTTGattgtttaataaaaaacaacaagggaGTTTTGAGAGGATGCTAATGTTAAAGTGAGTGTACTGACGGAGGCTCCTCAGAAGAACCAGAGGAACTCACTGGACATTGAGATGACCTCATAAACCTTCTGAATAGAACTCAGGAGAGAAAAGAGTTTTTTAAGCTTTTCAGAAGTTGgacttttatatttaatgtgCATGAAAGGAATGTTGAGTCAGATATAAAAGTTACTGAAGTACTTTACTGAAGGCCATTATTTTTGGTTTGTATTAAAATGCAGCTAATTGAcatagatctatagatctatagatatatagatgtGTCTCTCGGCtaaattgtatgtatttttctGCAGCCTGAGCCACCATTATTcccagaggaggcggagcctcccgaAGCCACGCCCCTCACACAGGAGTGTCCTGGCCAATCGTTTCAGGCCTGGCGTCTGCTGGCCTATTTAAAGTCCAGCATGGCGAACGCCGATGATGTCATGCTGGAGCCGTACCTACAGAGCTGGGATCAGCTCCTCAAGTACACACCTTCTTCTAAACAAATGTCTGCAAACTATGAAGCTACAGCCTgtaagcttagcttagcataaagactacTAAAAGGAGGCAAACATCAATCCTGGCTTTGGTATCGAATGACAGCGATTTTTCCATCGCCATTATGACTTTTTGTTAACCattggacaggaagtgaccatatttggacggAGGATGACATAGAAACAGCATTTACATCTGTgactgtcaatcagcgtgtagccccgccctaaagcatctactgcttcatggtctgtttgactctaaatggaccatcattcactaaataaacatcatgctgcattgaagaagacttaaaactagagactgagaccataaactcatgtttacaatgtttactgagggaataaatcaagagagaagtagagtcatttcctcatagacgtctatgggatcagaggagtcgccccctgctggtcactacacagaagtagagtcatttcctcatagacgtctatgggagcagaggagtcgccccctgctggtcactacacagaagtagagtcatttcctcatagacgtctatgggagcagaggagtcgccccctgctggtcacttcacagaagtagagtcatttcctcatagacgtctatgggagcagaggagtcgccccctgctggtcactacacagacgtagagtcatttcctcatagacgtctatgggagcagaggagtcgccccctgctggtcactacacagaagtagagtcatttcctcatagaagtctatgggagcagaggagtcgccccctgctggtcactacacagaagtagagtcatttcctcatagacgtctatgggagcagaggagtcgccccctgctggtcactacacagaagtagagtcatttcctcatagacgtctatgggagcagaggagtcgccccctgctggtcactacacagaagtagagtcatttcctcatagacgtctatgggagcggaggagtcgccccctgctggtcactacacagaagtagagtcatttcctcatagacgtctatgggagcagaggagtcgccccctgctggtcactacacagaagtagagtcatttcctcatagacgtctatgggagcagaggagtcgccccctgctggtcactacacagaatgcagctttaactcatgaagcttcGACGTACAGCACAAATCTGATTGGTTGGTACTACTTGGACTATGAATAGAAATGTATTTCCTGTCAGGATTTCCAGAGGGACAAATAGTAAAACAATTATAGCTTAATCAACTTATTCATGTTAGTACAAACACGGTCCTCACAAAGGTAGAAGAACACACGTTGAATCCCTCTTTCAGCTTCATGGAGTCTCTCGGGACGATGGTCAGTTTCTTCTCTGACAAAGTGAAGGAGAAGGTCAATCTTATTCGAGAGCTGTCACTCAAACGCGACCTGGAGCATCATGGGAAACGTGGTCCGGGAGACAAATCTGGACCACAAAGTGAGGTGAGTGTCACGCACAACAAGAAAACGGCCGGATGATATGAAGTTATTGGGTGATTCTAGTTGTTCGGTTCTTCCTCTTGAGGCGCTTCATTCCATTCGATGGCTGGTGGAGGCGGAGCTAAAAGAAGGCGTGGTCGACTTCTCGAAGCGTACGGAATCAGGCTGCCGAACTCTGCTGCGCCTTCATCGCTCTCTGCTGTGGTTGAAGCTCATGTTGGAGGGTTTGGCTGAAGGACCGGACAGCGATGGACAATACAGAACACCTGGAGAGCTGAGCAGGTAGCAACCTCATCGCTCCACAAGTGGGCTCAAGCTAACAGGTCCCTGGATGCTAGCAGACAGAGGCTAAAGCTAACATGTCCCAGAATGCTAGCAGACTGAGGCTAAAGCTAGCAAGGTCCTGGATGCTACCAGACAGAGGCTAAAGATAACAGGTCCCAGGATGCTAGCAGACTGAGGCTAAAGCTAACATGTCCCAGGATGCTAGCAGACAGAGGCTCAAGCTAACAGGTCCCTGGATGCTAGCAGACATAGGCTAAAGCTAACATGTCCCACAATGCTAGCAGACTGAGGCTAAAGCTAGCAGGGTTCTGGATGCTAGCAGACAGAGGCTAAAGCTAACATGTCCCAGGATGCTAGCAGACAGAGGCTAAAGCTAGCAGGTTCCTGGATGCTAACAGACTGAGGACAAAGTTAACAGGTCACTGATGCCTACTTTCCAAGGTCATGCTAACATGTAGTAATGTGTCAGTGTCGAGGCTTTGAAGCGCGTGTTGAGTAATCCAGGACGATCTTTGTGTAGCATTGAGGCTTGGATTCGTACGTTGTGACGTTGAAAACCTCTCGCAGCCGACCATCCGACTGAATCAATTTAATCATGAATCAGGTCATGAATTGATTTATTCAGTTCAGTGGTGTCCTTCTGAAAACTTCCTGTGTACATGTATTGTCCACTAGATGGCACAGTGGAGCCAATGAAGCCCAATGTATGCCGAGCCTCGATGCTTCATGAAGCTTCTTCTGGTCATCACTACTAACGCGCCCACGCTCCTCCCTCAGGGCGGCCTACATGGTGGCGCTGGCGCCGCACCACCCCTGGTTCCTCCGTCAGGCTGCAGAGTTCGTCTTCCTCGCCCTCCCGGACCGGACCTTCTTCCTGCGGCTGGTTTGTGCACGCAGCCAGCGGGAGGCCACGCCCCTTCTGCACGCCGTCATCCGCGCCCTGGAGCGCGTGCACTCACGAACGCAGCGAATCCTGTCTGAACGCGGCATGCTGGAGCTTCCCTGAACGCAGCATGCTGGAGGTTCCCTGAACGCAGCACGGAGACCTTTCACCCCTGTGTCAGGGccacatgaaacatgattaTTATTCTGTGTCGTTTTGGTTCTTAGATGAGTAAAATtaaaaagtgtgtatgtgtaacagatgtgttttgtgcatgaaTGAAGTCGatcctgcagaagacaataaaacataaatagtgccttctggtcTTTATTTGCACCTCAGCTTCCTAGACACAAGCTTCAACAG
This sequence is a window from Pungitius pungitius chromosome 1, fPunPun2.1, whole genome shotgun sequence. Protein-coding genes within it:
- the gltpd2a gene encoding ceramide-1-phosphate transfer protein isoform X1 encodes the protein MWGAVTMVTLTRMTLLRLLLLAAMLALLLFISSLWLPQTGLTDCGDSWQPCFTFFRQKPEPPLFPEEAEPPEATPLTQECPGQSFQAWRLLAYLKSSMANADDVMLEPYLQSWDQLLNFMESLGTMVSFFSDKVKEKVNLIRELSLKRDLEHHGKRGPGDKSGPQSEALHSIRWLVEAELKEGVVDFSKRTESGCRTLLRLHRSLLWLKLMLEGLAEGPDSDGQYRTPGELSRAAYMVALAPHHPWFLRQAAEFVFLALPDRTFFLRLVCARSQREATPLLHAVIRALERVHSRTQRILSERGMLELP
- the gltpd2a gene encoding uncharacterized protein gltpd2a isoform X2, which gives rise to MWGAVTMVTLTRMTLLRLLLLAAMLALLLFISSLWLPQTGLTDCGDSWQPCFTFFRQKPEPPLFPEEAEPPEATPLTQECPGQSFQAWRLLAYLKSSMANADDVMLEPYLQSWDQLLNFMESLGTMVSFFSDKVKEKVNLIRELSLKRDLEHHGKRGPGDKSGPQSEALHSIRWLVEAELKEGVVDFSKRTESGCRTLLRLHRSLLWLKLMLEGLAEGPDSDGQYRTPGELSRWHSGANEAQCMPSLDAS